In the Populus trichocarpa isolate Nisqually-1 chromosome 1, P.trichocarpa_v4.1, whole genome shotgun sequence genome, one interval contains:
- the LOC7496784 gene encoding mitogen-activated protein kinase kinase kinase 17 has protein sequence MFSWVRGKCIGRGSYGTVNLAFNKQTDAVFAVKSASEANHVQALDNEIKILSSLSSPFIVKFLGDDVSFENSTTCRNLHMEYLPGGTLADLASSTHRLADVDEQAVRSFTYCIVSALKYIHSRGIVHCDVKGRNILLGNNSDSVKLADFGSAIDAACGEPLLPRGSPLWMAPEVIRREYQGPKSDVWSLGCTIIEMVTGKPAWEDRGADSLSLIGFSNEVPELPSKLCVLGQDFLMKCLKREPNQRWSCDQLLQHPFLASVNSDLLGDELSPRCVLDWYFNSDFEEDNDVMEQGSASSFDNIEVSAKNRIGKLVTSGGVNWETNDGWAEVRSGCVKRERGEGDESGTSSIYSSDSAWISEEGGRIKRKVCNFSAGELHVNGSKGSSFCGIHWRGELCSGSEAGGGSGCHYGSQKAELAVEGCDLAGIYFRMLCNLLLYLLCFMRLMRCKFILWCKIFVVGFNMC, from the coding sequence ATGTTTTCTTGGGTTAGAGGAAAGTGCATAGGCAGAGGCTCTTATGGCACCGTCAACTTGGCTTTCAACAAACAAACCGATGCGGTTTTTGCCGTGAAGAGTGCCTCTGAAGCAAATCACGTTCAAGCGTTAGACAACGAGATCAAGATTCTAAGCTCGTTGTCTTCtccttttattgttaaattcCTCGGCGACGACGTCTCGTTTGAAAATTCAACAACCTGCCGGAATCTTCACATGGAGTACTTGCCAGGTGGCACCCTTGCTGACCTGGCCTCATCAACTCACCGTTTGGCTGACGTGGACGAGCAGGCTGTTCGGTCATTTACATACTGTATAGTCTCTGCTTTGAAGTACATACACTCTAGAGGCATTGTTCACTGTGATGTTAAAGGACGGAATATTCTATTGGGTAATAATTCAGATTCCGTTAAACTAGCAGATTTCGGTTCGGCGATTGACGCTGCATGTGGGGAGCCCCTTTTGCCACGTGGAAGTCCGCTGTGGATGGCACCGGAGGTGATCAGACGCGAATACCAGGGACCGAAAAGTGATGTCTGGTCTCTGGGCTGTACAATTATCGAGATGGTCACCGGAAAGCCGGCTTGGGAGGATCGCGGGGCTGATTCGCTGAGTCTGATCGGCTTTTCAAACGAAGTGCCCGAGTTGCCGAGTAAGTTGTGTGTGCTGGGTCAGGATTTTCTGATGAAGTGTTTGAAGAGGGAGCCAAATCAGCGGTGGAGCTGTGATCAGCTACTGCAGCATCCATTCTTAGCTTCTGTGAATTCTGATTTGCTGGGGGACGAATTGTCTCCACGTTGCGTACTCGATTGGTACTTCAATTCAGATTTCGAGGAAGATAATGACGTAATGGAGCAAGGTTCGGCTTCGAGTTTTGACAATATTGAGGTTTCGGCTAAAAATAGGATTGGTAAATTGGTGACTAGTGGAGGGGTAAATTGGGAAACAAATGATGGCTGGGCTGAGGTTAGGAGTGGTTGTGTGAAACGTGAAAGAGGCGAGGGTGATGAATCAGGGACCAGTTCGATATATTCTTCTGATTCGGCGTGGATAAGTGAGGAAGGGGGTAGGATAAAACGGAAAGTTTGTAATTTTAGTGCTGGCGAATTACACGTGAATGGCTCTAAGGGGTCGTCCTTTTGTGGAATTCATTGGCGCGGTGAGTTGTGCAGCGGAAGTGAAGCTGGTGGTGGTTCGGGTTGTCATTATGGTTCACAAAAAGCGGAGCTAGCGGTGGAGGGGTGTGATTTGGCAGGGATTTACTTCAGAATGTTGTGTAATTTGTTGTTGTATTTACTGTGTTTCATGAGATTAATGAGATGTAAATTTATTCTTTGGTGTAAAATCTTTGTTGTTGGGTTTAATATGTGCTAG